The Sphingomonas sp. HF-S4 sequence CGATGCCCTTCTGCGCTATCTGACCACAGGCCGTGTCGCCTATACGCCGCCGCCGGGCATGCCCTCGGCGGTGGCGGAGACGCAAGCGCGCTTCGTGCAGACCGCCGTCGCGGAATATGAGGCCGAACGCGCGAGCCTGCAGCAGAGCCGGGCCCAGAGCGTCGCCGAACTGGCAGGCGCTGACGCGGAGATCGCCAAGCTCAATAAGACGCTGCCGTTGATTGATCAGCAATTGGAGGGCCGTCGGACGCTGACCGACAGGGGCTATTTCTCTAAGCTCAAGCTCCTCGAATATGAGCAATTACGCGTCGAGCACGTCCAGAACATCGCCGTGCAGCGGAGTGCGGCGGCCAAGGCGCGTGCGGCCATCGCCAATATCGATGCGCAGATTGCCGGCCTTCGCGAGAAGTTCGGCAAGAGCGCCTTCGCCGAGCTTTCGGAGGCGGAGGATAAGGGCGCGGTCGCCGGCGAGGAGATCCGCAAGACCGCGCGGCGGCGGCAATATCAGGAACTGCGCTCGCCGGTCGACGGCGTAGTCCAGCAGCTTGCGGTCAACACTGTGGGCGGGGTAGTCCAGCCTGCACAGCCGCTGATGGTGGTCGTACCCTCCGCCGACGAAGTCGAGGTCGAGGCGCAGATCCTCAACCGCGACATCGGCTTCATCCGTGAAGGGCAGCCGGTCCGGGTCAAGCTAGAAGCCTTTCCGTTCACCGATTACGGCCTCATCCAGGGCGAAGTCGCGTCAATCAGCCGCGACGCGATCGAGGACGAGAAGCGCGGGCTGATCTATGCAGTCCGCATCCGCCTCAAGCGGCGCACGATCGCAATCGCGGGACGGGACATGCCGATCGGCCCGGGTCTGGCGGTGCAGGCCGAGATCCGCACTGGCGAACGCCGCATCATCCAATATCTCCTGTCCCCGATCGCGCAGACGATCGATGAGGCCGGGAGGGAGCGCTAATCGGTCATGGCGTGAGTGTCGTGGATCACCTCTGGTAGTCGCAGCGAAATGACTACCCGGGCTCCTTTATCAATCGCCAACCGGTCAGTAGCGCGTCCCTTCGCACTGGCGTGACCGCCTAAGTGTAAGCCAAGCTTATTCGATTCCGTTTCAATACTTGGGCAGACGAACTCAACTGGAAGGACGCGTCATCAATTTGCCGCTCGCGAAGAGCAGTCTGTCGAATTTGACGAAACGTCCCGCGAAATGCCACTGCAGCCCATGTCGAACGGGACAGCTCGCGTGGTATTTGAGCATTATATTTTGGGAAATATCTAGCAACGTCAATGCCATGGCGCGCGTGCCGTAAGCCTGTCTCCCCGACCATCTCTCGTCGCCCTCGCCCGACCGAGCCTCTTGAGCAGCGCGCGGAGCGGCGGCTCGCCGAAGCGGACGACTGCCCAAGATAGCGCCAGCATCGTTACGAACATAAGGGCGCAGGCCGGCCAGAACGGCACGCCGAGACGGAGCAATCCGCCGATCAGGATCGCGCCGAGTTCCTGGTGCAGGAGATAGAGCGGGTAGGTCATCAGCCCCAGCGTTGTCACCATGGGCGCTCGGACCGCGCGGGTGAGCCGCGGCTGGAGTCGTTCGGCGAACAGGATCGGCAGAAGGCACAGGCCGAACAGCAGCAGCGGCGGGACATAAGCGGGGTTGTCGCCGTGCATGATGATCCGGTGGGCATCGATCTCAATCACCGCCGCGATACCGGCGGGTATCAGATAGACAAGGCGCAGAGCCCGCCACCCCAGCCTTTGCCGCGCGCGGATCAGCATTCCGAGCGCGAAGAAGCAGCCATGCGGCAGCAGGGTGAGCTGGACGATCCGGTCGCCGGCGGGCGGGACCGGCACGAAGCATGACGCGATCCAATAGGCGGCGCTGGCGAGACCGAGCAGCGCGCCGATCCGCTCGATCGTGCCCAGCGTCGCGCCGCCTAGCAGGGACAGCGCGATCAGCAGATAGAAGTTCACTTCGATCGCGAGCGTCCAATAGCTCGGATCGATGCCGAACATCGGCCAGAACAGGACGGAACCCAGCCATAGCCCGACAACCGTCCCGGGCGTCATGCTGCCGGCTATCAGCATGGCGAGGGTGGTCAGCGACGCGCAAAGCCAGGCGGCTGGCAGCAGGCGCAGGAAGCGGCGGCCGGCGAAGGCGGAAGGGCTCGATCCTTCGGCGGACCAGGCGATGACGAAGCCGGACACCACGAAGAACAATTCGACGCCGATCCAGCCCGAATTGAGGAACGGCGACAGTCGCCCGTCGATCGGCATGCCTTCGAGCAGCGCCCGCCCGCCCGGCGGCGGCCCGTGGACGAATCCGCTACCCCAATGGAACGCGACGACCATCACGGCGCAGGCGAAGCGCAGCAGGTCCAGGGCAAGGAGGTTGCGAGATCCCCGATCGGCCATCGCCGCCCAGGTTGCGCAGAAGTGTTTAACGAATTGCGTAAGCCGTAGATGTCAGGTGCAGGTGCTTGAGGATGCTCAATCCGGATCGGTTTCTACTGGCGGGGCGGCAGGAACCTCGTCCGGCACCCCGTCGAGCGCCCGCACAAGCTGATCGCGGTCGAGCGCGCCTTCCCAGCGCGCCACCACGATCGTCGCGACGGCGTTGCCGATGAAATTGGTGAGGCTGCGGCATTCGCTCATGAAGCGATCGACGCCCAGAATCAGTGCCATCCCCGCGATCGGCACCTTCGGCACGATCGCCAGCGTCGCCGCCAGCGTGATAAAGCCCGATCCGGTGACGCCCGCCGCGCCCTTCGAGCTCAACATCGCCACCCCGAGCAGCGCGAGTTCCTCGCCGAGCGTGAGTTCGACGCCGGTTGCCTGGGCGATGAACAACGCCGCCAACGTCATGTAGATGTTGGTGCCGTCGAGATTGAACGAATAGCCGGTCGGCACCACTACGCCGACGACTTCCTTGTCGCAGCCGGCGCGCTGCATCTTCTGGATCAGCGCGGGCAGGGCGGCTTCCGACGAGGAGGTGCCGAGCACCAGCAGCAGCTCGGCCTTGAGATACCGCAGCAGCTTGAGGATCGAGAAGCCGTTGAGCGCCGCGACGCTGCCCAGGATCACCAGCACGAAGATCAGCGAGGTAAGATAGAAGGTGCCGACAAGGGCACCGAGGCTTAGCAGGCTGCCGAGGCCATATTTGCCGATCGTGAACGCCATCGCGCCGAACGCGCCGACCGGCGCCGCCCACATCACGATCGTCACCAGCCGGAACACCACCAGCGCGATTCGCTCGAGCATGTCGGTCACCGGGCGGGCAGGGGCGCCGACCAACGTCAGCGACACGCCGAACAGCACCGCCACGAACAGGACCTGGAGGATCGAACCACTGGTGAACGCCGAGACCAAGGTCGTCGGGATGATCGAGAGCAGGAAGCCGGTGAGCGTCGTCTCGTGCGCCTTCTCCTCATAGCCGTGCACCGCGGCGGCATTGAGCGTGGTGGGGTCGACATGCATGCCCGCACCAGGCTGGACGACATTCGCCACGACGAGCCCCACGACCAGCGCCAGCGTCGAGAAGAACAGGAAATAGGCGAACGCCTTGACCACCACGCGGCCCAGCGCGGCAAGCTGATGCGATCCGGCGATCCCGGTCACCACGGTGAGGAAGATCACCGGCGGGATGATCATCTTGACCAGCGCAATGAAGCCATCGCCGAGCGGCTGGAGTCCTGTGCCGAAGGCCGGAAAGGCCGCGCCGACCGCGATCCCAGCGACGATGCCGATCAGCACCCAGAAATAGAGCAGCCGCCAGAAAGGCGGCTTGTGCCCGTCGCTGCCCAGGTTCGGCGCCATCCTCTTCCCCTTTGTAATCGCGCCGTTTCTACGCCGATTGCGGGTTCGCCCCAAACGGAAAAGGGCGCCCCCTTGCGGGAGCGCCCTTCTAACCGTCAGCTCCGATCCTCAGCGGACCGGAAAAGAGATCAATGCGCGTTCGCCTCGGCGGCGTCGGCCTTGTTCTCTTCGACAGCAGCTGCGTTCTCGAGGACGTTCTCGACGACTGCGTTGCTGGTGTTGTCAGCGGCTTCTTCGTAGATCGCTGCGTTCGCCTCGTGGCTCTCGGCAACGTTCTCCGCAGTGGTGTTGGTGGTGCCGCCGCCGCAAGCCGCGAGCGACATCAGGCCGGCGGTCGCAGCAACGATGAGGATCTTCTTCATGTGGGTTGCTCCCATGGAACATTAAACGTTTCGCACCCGGCCCGAATGCCCGACGCGAACCGCTGAAATAGCGGTCGTTGCGCTTGCGTCAATCACAAATGCGACAAACCGCAAAATTTCTGCCATTTTTTTGCCCGAATTCGGACATGCGAGCGCCTGGGATCAGCGTGCCGGCCCGATTTGCTCGGGCGCGTTGGCCGTAATTGCGAGCATCGTCGTCCACACCGCGACGTTCTGGCGAAGCTGCGCCGGATCGACCTTGTCGAGCGTATCGTCCGGGGTGTGGTGATAGTCGAAATAGCGCAGCCCGGATTGCGCAAGGTCAATTCCGGATGCGCCCGCGCTTATCACCGCGGCGACGTCGGCACCGCCGGTGGCGGGATCGCGGCCGCGGCCGACGCCGAGCGGGGCGAGCGCGGCGGCGAGGCGGTCGACCACCGGCTTGCCGCTTTCCGGCAGCGTGGCGTCGAACTTCCAGATGCGATCGGCGCCGAAATCGGATTCGGAGGCAAGGACATGACGCTCGTTCTTGTGCGCCTCGAAATAGGCTTTCCCGCCCCATACGCCCGGCTCCTCGGCGCCGGCCCAGAGCACGCGAATGGTACGGCGCGGCTGGCCTGCGTCCATGATCCGCTTGGCGGCGGCGGCAACGATGCCGCACCCCGATGCGTCATCGATCGCGCCGGTGGCGAGATCCCAGCTATCGAGGTGGCAGGCGACGAGTACGATCCCGGCAGCAGGGTCGCTGCCTGGCACTTCGGCGATCACGTTGCCCGACTCGCCTTGGCCCTTGAACTGCGGAGTGATGTCGAGCTTGAGTCGCACCGGCCCGCGCTTCAGCAGCCGCTCGAGCTGCTCGGCATCGGGCAGCGCTAGCGCCGCGGCGGGAATCGGCTTCACACCCTGCGCCCAATTGGTGCCGCCGGTGTGCGGGTTGCGATGATAATCGGTGCCGATCGAGCGGATCAGCGTGGCGACCGCGCCCTTGCTCGCCGCGATGCTAGGTCCGGTGCGCCGCGCGGCGCCGAACACGCCGTAGCTGGAACCGTCCTGTGTCACGGTCATCCGGTGGTCGATGAACGCGATCTTACCCTTGAGGGTGCCCGCCGGCGCCGCCTGAAGATCGGCGAAGCTGGCGAAATAGACAACCTCCGCTTCGATGCCCTTGGCCCCCGTCGAGCCCGAATTGCCAAGCGCGGCGAGGCTGAGCTTCTGCGCGTGCTGCCCCAAGACTTCGGCCTTTTCCTCGCCGCGTACCCAGACCGGCATCCTGAACGGCTCGCTGCGAACGTTCTGGAAGCCGAGCGCGGTAAGCTTGGCGATCGCCCATTTGCGCGCGCGTGCCTCGTCCTCGGTCGCAGCCAGCCGGGCCCCGATCTCAGTGGTCAGCCCCTCGGTGATTTCCCAGGCGAGATCGTCCTGGAGCGCCGCATCGCGTAGCGCCGCGACATCGTGCGTCTGGGCGAGCGCGGAGCAGGGAAGGGCGAGAGCGGCCACGGCCGCAAGCAGGATGCGCTTGGTCATGGGCAGGTGCTAGCCACCCCCGTAACGTTTGCCAATGCGCGGACGCTTATTCTGCGCCGGATTCCTGCATCTTCTTGCGCAGGCTCAGCGGGCGCATGTCGGTCCACGTCTCCCGGATCCAGGCAAGCATCTCGACTCTGGTGCCCGAGGCGCCGGTCTCGTTCCAGCCGGCGGGCAGCGGGCGATCCTTCGGCCAGATCGAATATTGCTCCTCGGCGTTCACCACTGCGAGGTAGATGGTGGCGTCCTCGGTCTCGTCGGTCGGCATGGCGTGCTCCTCCCCAGAGGGGCACGCTATCATCGCGGCGCGCGCGGGTCACGTTGCCAATCGGCATGCCCGCCGCTACATGCGCCACCAACTTCCCTTGCCCTGAATCCCAGACCCCGGAGACCCTATCGTGGCCGCCCAATACGCCTTCGTCATGAAGGACATGACCAAGACCTTCCCCGGCGCCCCCAAGCCGGTGCTGAGCAACATCAACATCCAGTTCTATCAGGGCGCCAAGATCGGCATCGTCGGCCCCAACGGCGCCGGCAAGTCGACGCTGATGAAGATTATGGCGGGCGTCGACAAGGATTTCACCGGCGAGGCCTGGCCCGGCGAGAACATCACCGTCGGCTATCTCGAGCAGGAGCCCCAGCTCGATCCGACCAAGACCGTGCTCGAGAACGTCAAGGAAGGCGCGCGCGAGACCGCGGACCTCGTCGATCGCTTCAACGCCATCTCCGCGGAGATGGGCGATCCCAAGGACGACACCGATTTCGACGCGCTGATGGAGGAGATGGGTGATCTCCAGGCCAAGATCGACGCAGTCGATGGCTGGACGCTCGACAACCAGCTCGAAGTCGCGATGGAAGCGCTGCGCTGCCCGCCCTCGGACTGGCCGGTCGAGAACCTCTCGGGCGGTGAGCGGCGTCGCGTCGCACTTACCCGGCT is a genomic window containing:
- a CDS encoding M28 family peptidase yields the protein MTKRILLAAVAALALPCSALAQTHDVAALRDAALQDDLAWEITEGLTTEIGARLAATEDEARARKWAIAKLTALGFQNVRSEPFRMPVWVRGEEKAEVLGQHAQKLSLAALGNSGSTGAKGIEAEVVYFASFADLQAAPAGTLKGKIAFIDHRMTVTQDGSSYGVFGAARRTGPSIAASKGAVATLIRSIGTDYHRNPHTGGTNWAQGVKPIPAAALALPDAEQLERLLKRGPVRLKLDITPQFKGQGESGNVIAEVPGSDPAAGIVLVACHLDSWDLATGAIDDASGCGIVAAAAKRIMDAGQPRRTIRVLWAGAEEPGVWGGKAYFEAHKNERHVLASESDFGADRIWKFDATLPESGKPVVDRLAAALAPLGVGRGRDPATGGADVAAVISAGASGIDLAQSGLRYFDYHHTPDDTLDKVDPAQLRQNVAVWTTMLAITANAPEQIGPAR
- the dctA gene encoding C4-dicarboxylate transporter DctA — encoded protein: MAPNLGSDGHKPPFWRLLYFWVLIGIVAGIAVGAAFPAFGTGLQPLGDGFIALVKMIIPPVIFLTVVTGIAGSHQLAALGRVVVKAFAYFLFFSTLALVVGLVVANVVQPGAGMHVDPTTLNAAAVHGYEEKAHETTLTGFLLSIIPTTLVSAFTSGSILQVLFVAVLFGVSLTLVGAPARPVTDMLERIALVVFRLVTIVMWAAPVGAFGAMAFTIGKYGLGSLLSLGALVGTFYLTSLIFVLVILGSVAALNGFSILKLLRYLKAELLLVLGTSSSEAALPALIQKMQRAGCDKEVVGVVVPTGYSFNLDGTNIYMTLAALFIAQATGVELTLGEELALLGVAMLSSKGAAGVTGSGFITLAATLAIVPKVPIAGMALILGVDRFMSECRSLTNFIGNAVATIVVARWEGALDRDQLVRALDGVPDEVPAAPPVETDPD
- a CDS encoding acyltransferase family protein → MADRGSRNLLALDLLRFACAVMVVAFHWGSGFVHGPPPGGRALLEGMPIDGRLSPFLNSGWIGVELFFVVSGFVIAWSAEGSSPSAFAGRRFLRLLPAAWLCASLTTLAMLIAGSMTPGTVVGLWLGSVLFWPMFGIDPSYWTLAIEVNFYLLIALSLLGGATLGTIERIGALLGLASAAYWIASCFVPVPPAGDRIVQLTLLPHGCFFALGMLIRARQRLGWRALRLVYLIPAGIAAVIEIDAHRIIMHGDNPAYVPPLLLFGLCLLPILFAERLQPRLTRAVRAPMVTTLGLMTYPLYLLHQELGAILIGGLLRLGVPFWPACALMFVTMLALSWAVVRFGEPPLRALLKRLGRARATRDGRGDRLTARAPWH
- a CDS encoding MbtH family protein; this translates as MPTDETEDATIYLAVVNAEEQYSIWPKDRPLPAGWNETGASGTRVEMLAWIRETWTDMRPLSLRKKMQESGAE
- a CDS encoding HlyD family type I secretion periplasmic adaptor subunit, yielding MSVAGTMSNLAHHWRVLRAAWRIESAAKPARRERLDHEFLPAALEIIEKPPSPGLRWLMLILSTLFGVALLWACIGKVDTVAVATGKVVPSANVKIIQPIEIGAVRAIHVRNGQRVRRGQLLIELDPTLAGADDAQATQGLLSARTTQARNDALLRYLTTGRVAYTPPPGMPSAVAETQARFVQTAVAEYEAERASLQQSRAQSVAELAGADAEIAKLNKTLPLIDQQLEGRRTLTDRGYFSKLKLLEYEQLRVEHVQNIAVQRSAAAKARAAIANIDAQIAGLREKFGKSAFAELSEAEDKGAVAGEEIRKTARRRQYQELRSPVDGVVQQLAVNTVGGVVQPAQPLMVVVPSADEVEVEAQILNRDIGFIREGQPVRVKLEAFPFTDYGLIQGEVASISRDAIEDEKRGLIYAVRIRLKRRTIAIAGRDMPIGPGLAVQAEIRTGERRIIQYLLSPIAQTIDEAGRER